The DNA sequence TGCTGTCCGAAATATACGCAAAGACTCTTAAACCCGACCTTGCAGTGCAAAAATTCTCGGAGATTATAAAGATCTCGCCAAAAAAGAATACCGAGGTAATCACAAAATTAAAACAGCTCCTAAAAAGCTATCCGCTTAATCCCGAAGCAACACTAGCCCTTGCCGAAAACCTGTCGAAAACCGGAAGCTACAGCGAGGCCATCGAAGAATATTACAAGCTTGTAAAAGACAAGCCCGACCTGACTGACAAGGCTATCGCTGGCTGTAGATTAATAATCGAGCAATTTCCCGAACAATATCTCGCGCGGCAATTCTTGATTGAAACATATATTAACCAGGGAAGAATAAAAGACGCAGCGGGAGAGATAAAATCACAGCTCCGCTCATACCCTGATTCCGCCGATTGGATAATCGGAAAATTGCGGGACCATGCAAAAAAGCATCCGGAGCTTCGGGAAAGCTTGGGATATGCATACCTTGCAAAGTCCGACTTTACCCTTGCCTCGGCTGAAGCCGAAACCCTGCTCTCGCAAAACAAGCAAAATATCGGGGCTTTGCTGCTTTTGGGCGAAATACTTCTTAAGCAGAAGCAATGCCGCAAAGCCGTCGACACCCTGCATAAAGCCCTGGAACTTTCGCCGTACGACACGGATATCCACGAAAAATTTGAGGAAGCAAAAATGCGCGAATACGAGATCGAAGCGCTCACATTAAAAAAGCGGATATCCGAAGACGAGTGGAAAGTGTCGCTCCACATTGACCTTGGCAAGAACGCGATTTCCCGCGGCGACCGCGATTGCGCAATAAGGGAGCTTCAGGCGTCAAGCAAAGACACGCAAAAAGCGTCATATGTGTTCGGCCTGCTCGGCCAATTCTATAGGAACGAAGGGCTATATGACCAATCGCTCGATGCGTTCAGGAAAGCTTTGCAATTTGCAAACAATGAGTCGTCCGACCAGCTAAAAAAGGCGAAGTTCGGGATGGCGTTGACCTACGAAGCTCAAGGACAGATCAAATATGCGGTCAAGCTGTTGGAGGAGATCGAGCAGGAAGATATTGATTTTTCCGGGCTCCGGGAAAAAATAAGGTATCTAAAGAACACAAGCTTGTCTTCGATCCAAAACAAATCAATTATCCTCGCAATAAAGGATTTTAAGAGCGGCCTCTTGGTCGGCATGTGGGGAAGGGAATCGAAAAAAACAGGGAACCGACCACAACTTTCAGTGTCGTTCGGGCAAAACTACAACAACAGCGGGATCGAATTTTTCCTAAAGGGCATGAACCAGGCGGCGGAAGAAGAATTCAACCTGTCGTCCCAACTCGATCCGCATTACACGGCCGGAGTCAATAATTTGGCCGCCGCCCAGATGCTTGCGCACAAAGGCAATGAAGGATTGAATAATTTCAGGCGCGCTTACGAAGTTGATTCGGCGGCCGCCATTGTCTTGAACAATCTCGGGATCGCCCTGATGCTTAACGGGGATCTTCCGGACGCCAGAATAAAACTTGTAAGGGCGGCCGAACTTGACCCTGAACTATCCGCCGCAAAGTTGAGCCTGGGGGACGTTTATTATAGGACAAACAGGGTCAAAGACGCTCTTGAATTATACAAGCAGATTAATCGAGCAGACCTATTGTACGACATCGCGCAGAAAAGATTGGCTTACAAACTACCTTAGATCCCACTGCATCAGATCCCAATTAATGTTATTAATTATAACTTCATTGTTGGGGCCTGGGATCTGGGAAATTGGGATCTATTCTTCAAGCGAATCAGAAATCTTTCCTTTCAATAATAAGCTTCTTATGTTTTTGTATAGAGATATCCCGTTTTCAAGTAGGAAATACATAAATTTATTATATACAAGATCATAGACGCCGATATATTTCATGAGTTTCCCGTTAAAACCTTTCTTGAAACGATAAACTCCCCAAAGGGGATGGGAAGGGTTCGGCGTCGAGGGAATACCGAACAGATCATAACTGGCATAACCTTTCTCCTTTGCCCACTTGATGATGTGCCAGTGCAATGCATGGTTCGGCATAATATTTCTATATGAAGAAAGAGAGGCTCCGTACATATACCAAACGCGCGATCCGAAAATAAAAGTGAACACTCCGGCAACAGGAATGTCATTATGATATGCAATAAAAATGTTTGCCATTCTCTTATCGACTAAAATTTTTTTGATATTTTTATAATATTTTATCGGATGGATAAGAAAGTTGTCGCGTTTTGCCGTTTCTTTATAAATATTGTAAAAGATTTCGACACCTTGGTCATCGGACATTTCTTTGACAGTAACGCCTTTTTTCAAAGACAAACGGATGTTATAGCGGGTTTTTTCTTCAAAGGTCGACATTAATTGGTCTATCGGCCAATCCAAGCTAACAATAAAAGTTGTACGAGGTTGGACATTTTGTTTTTTGTATTGGAACCCTCGGCTCTTAAGCAGATTCGTAACATGTTGATCGTCTTCTAATATTTGGGGATCGATCTTTAAAGCTATGGCGCTATGTCGCTTTGTTTCTATGTCAATTGCCTTGAGTAGAAAATCAAAGGCTTCGATGTTTTTGTAATCGAGAACGGGACCGCGTGGCGCGTAAAATAAACAGTAAGGCAAGCGAGGGAGTTTGCGTTTCAAAATAGAGATCGCGGCAACTATATTGCCATTATCTTCAACAGCAATTCGGATCGGTGTCCAGCCGTGAAGAGACTTCAACTCGCTCCATTCGTAAGATTGGAGGATATCCGGCTCCGGAAAATCCTTGATAAAATCATTCCATTCGCTTGGAGAAATTTCTTTCTTAATTTGCAGCTAACTCACCCCCTTTTATTCCCCCTCTCTTAAAAATAGAGGAGGATAGGATTCGACTTAATCGACTATTGATCAAATTTATTACAGAGTCTATATTCTTCTCAACCTCAATGTTTTTGATCCTGATAACTTCTAAACCTAATGCGTTTAAGGCGAAATCTCTTACTTGATCATAATTTTTTTGCCTATCGTGAATTTTGCCATCTAATTCAATAATGAGTTTTGCTTCATAACAATAGAAATCGGCAATTAAAAAACGTTTTTGATTATTCCATTTGAAAATTATTGGGAATTGGCGAAGAAATTTACAGTTTAAAAGTTGCCTATTTCTAATATATTCCCAAAGAATGCTTTCACTTTCAGTCTGGTTAATCCTCAACTTCCTAACTGTTTCCTTGATTGTACTCTTAAAATCTTGATTTCTCATATTTTATTAATATTGAGACTAGTTAGGAACCTGCGAGTGAACCCTGCCTGCCGGTAGGCACGGCTCGCGGTTCCTAAAATCTACGAGGAAACCGCGACGCTTGTCCCGATTCCCACATCGGGATTTAGTCGCTGGTTTCCGAGTTGCTAACTGGTCTCATATTATTACATTTATACCCCTCTCTTTTTAAGAGAGGGGATAGGGATGAGTTATGTTATAATTATAACATGATATTAATGATCGATAACTACGACTCGTTCACCTACAATCTCGTCCAATATCTAATGGAATTAGGCGAGGAACTCAAAGTTTACCGCAATGACAAGATCACGATTTCCGAGATCGAAAAACTAAACCCCAAGCAGATAATAATATCACCCGGACCGGGAAGCCCTGAAAATGCGGGCATTTCACCTGAAACGATAAAGCATTTCGCGGGGAAGAAGCCGATCCTAGGCGTTTGTCTTGGCATGCAGGCGATCGGCTATGTTTTTGGCGGAAAGATCGTTAGGGCGAAATCATTGATGCACGGAAAGACCTCAAAAATATATCATGACGGAAAAACTATTTTCAAAGACATCCCCTCCCCTTTCACGGCAACCCGCTATCATTCGCTTGTTGTCGAAAGGGAATCGCTTCCTAAAACTTTGGAAATTTCGGCGTGGACAAAAGAAGACGATGAAATAATGGGATTGAGGCATAAGGAATTAAAAATTGAAGGAGTACAATTCCACCCAGAGTCAATATTAACCGAACATGGAAAACAATTGCTTAAGAACTTTCTTTATTTATAAATCCGAATTCCCTAAATCCTAAATCAAAACAATGTTAGGATTTCGATGTTTCTGATTTCGGATTTTCCGTTTTGGGGCTTTCGGTTTTTGGAGCTTCTACTTTTGGAGGATCAGAAGATTTAGGATCTTTCTTCGCGTAATCAGTCACATGGAACCCTGATCCCTTAAAAACTATCCCAGCGGCAGATATCAATCTCTTAATTATTCCCTTGCATTCCGGGCAGAATTTTAATGGTTCTTCCGTTATTCTTTGGACAATTTCAAATATATGTCCGCACTGTTCGCATTTATAATCGTAGGTAGGCATGTTAGCAATGACAAATGTCAAATGACAAATGTCAAATTATTTTATCGCCCCTTTCCCCATATATGGGATCAACGCTTCTGGGACAATAATTGATCCATCAACTTGCTGATAATTCTCAAGGATCGCCGCAGCAGTCCGTCCTACAGCTAGCCCGGATCCATTCAAAGTATGTACGAATTCAGTCTTTGATTTTGCATCGCGCTTGAATCTTATATTGGCCCGCCTTGCCTGAAAATCTTCGAAATTCGAACATGATGAAATTTCTCTGTAGCAATTTTCGGATGGAAACCAAACTTCAAGATCATAAGTCTTTGCTGACGAGAAGCCCAAGTCTCCGGTGCACAATAAAACCACCCTGTATGGAAGGCCTAGCTTTTGAAGTATCTTTTCGGCATCGGCTGTTAACGCTTCATGCTCTTCATATGACTTTTGAGGATCGACGAACTTCACAAGTTCAACTTTGTTAAATTGGTGCTGTCTCAAAATTCCTTTGACATCTTTCCCATAAGATCCGGCTTCGCGTCTAAAGCAAGGTGAATAACTGCAATATTTGATCGGGAGTTTTTCATAATTTATTATTTCTTCGCGATGAAGGTTTGTGACCGAAACTTCAGCGGTAGGTACTAAATAAAGTGAATCTTCGGGGCATTTGAATATTTCTTCCGAGAATTTCGGAAGCTGACCAGTACCCTCGAAACATTCAGGTTTAACAAGAACAGGCGCTAATACCTCTTCGTAGCCATTTTCTTTGGAATGAGTATCAAGCATTAGATTTATAAGCGCGCGCTCAAGGCTTGCCCCTGCGCCATGGTATACGACAAATCGCGCGCCGGATAGTTTCGCGGCTTCTTCAAAATTCAATAATCCCAGGGATTCGCCGATTTCGTCATGAGATTTAGGTTTAAAATTGAACTTTTTTGGCTCGCCCCATCTCCTTATTTCAACATTGCCGGATGAATCTTTCCCGCCCGGGACGCTATGGTGCGGTAGATTGGGAATTTTTAAGATTATTTGCCTGATTTTTGTTTCAGTTTTTCTTAAGCCTTCTTCGGACTCTTCAATCCCATCTCCAATAAGCTTTGCTTTGGCCAAAAGATCGGAAACATCGTCTCCCATTTTTTTAAATTTCCCAATCTCTTCCGAAATTTCATTGCGTTCTTTCTTGATCTTATCGATCTTAGAAACCATTTCGCGGCGATCTTTATCTATCTCTATGATTTCTTCGATCAATTCCTTATCTATGCCGCGCCGCTGCAGCTTTGTTATTACTTCCTGGGGATTATCTCTTAAAAGTTTTATATCAAGCATGAGTAAAGTATAGCTTATAAAAAAAATTGGGTCAAAGTGAAATTTTCGGTGGGGGCTGTCGATATATATGTGAGGCCAAAGAGAAAAAGACAACCCATGAAAAAATAGGTTGATTTTTCAGAGGTCTCATTAAGAAGTATTACAAGGAGGAATAAAAAATGAGTTTTTTTTACAGATTGTTAGGTGTAGGGACTTTTGATTCGAGCCGATTGGTAAGGTTTTGCGCTAGAACATCTTCCGCAATAGCCTCTTTTCATCGTACTGAGAATATCATCTCTAGGTTAAGCGTTAGTTTTGACCCGATAACCCTTCCAAACGGCAGGAAATTCATGCCGATCACAAGGGACAATATAACTAAATTAAAAAGCTTGATCGCGCGCGAGATAATGGCAAACGGCGCCATTGATCTCACATACGGCAAGCTGCAAGTCACAAATTTTGAAAATGTAATTTACCCTGAAGGTAAAACCATTAGGCCTTCCTTATTGGGAATATTAGGATACACCGATAAAATTACTAAAAGTTTTGCGGTTGGCATTGTCGGATGCACCGTTAACGAGGTACGTGTGAACTTCAACGAGCCGTTCATTGTAAGGGTCAAGACAACCGACTAGCGGGATCCGTTTTTCTCCCAACAGAAGACAAAAAAACAGGAAGTTTTGATCTCCTAACTCTTACTCCACTTCGTCCCATAAGCCGTGTCTTCGAGGATAATGCCTGATCCCAATAGCTGTTTTCGCATTTCATCCGCGCGTTTGAAGTTTTTGCTTGCGCGAGCTTCGTTTCTCTCGGAAATGAGTTTTTCAATGTCAGGATTATCGATACTTGATGCTTGATTCTTGATACTGGATTCTCGATCCTCGATTTTCAAGCCCAATATGCCGCATAATTCAAAAATAAGCTTCTTATATTCCTTAAGTGAGCCGGTATCGATCTTCTCTCGCTTAATATGCTTATTTACAAACCCGATGAATTCAAAAACAATTCCGATAGCTTTAGCTGTATTAAAGTCATCATCCATCGCAGATACGAATTCATTTTTGAATCTCGCAAGCTCATCATCGGTTTCAAGGACTTCGATCTCGGCTTCAGGCTCGCGGACTTTTGATATCAAGAAATCTATTTCGTAAACGATATTTACGATCTTTGAATAAGCGGTTTTTGCTTCATTTAACTGCTCATCTGAAAAGTTTATCGGGCTCCTGTAATGAGTCATCAATAAAAACAAACGAACAATCATTGGATCATATTTTATAAATATATCCGTAAGTGTGAAGAAATTCCCAAGTGATTTCGACATCTTTTGCGAATTAATATTCACAAAACCGTTGTGCATCCAATATTTGACCCATGGAACTTTATTGGTCAAAGCCTCTGTTTGTGCGATCTCGTTCTCATGATGAGGAAATTCAAGATCAAGTCCTCCGCCATGGATATCGAATTGCTCGCCAAGATATTTTGTAGACATTGCGGAACACTCTATATGCCAGCCCGGCCGCCCAGCGCCCCATGGCGACTCCCATGATGGCTCGCCTTCTTTAACTAGCTTCCACAGGGCGAAATCTAAAGGATTTCGTTTCTTTTGGTTAACATCTACTCGCGCACCCGATTCCATCTCGTCCAATTTTCTTCCCGAAAGTTTTCCATAATCTTTGAATTTCGAAACTTCAAAATATACCCCGTCATCCAATAGATAAGCAAATCCTCGATCGATCAAACCTTTTATCCACGAGACCATTTCAGGTATATGTTCAGTGGCTTTTGGGTAAATATTAGCTCTTTTAATATTTAGCTTATCCATCACTTCAAAATACGAAGCAATATATTTCTCTGAAACTTCCCTGCATTTTTGTTTTGGATTTTGTAATTCTGATTTTGAGTTTGTTTCGGATTTCGGATTTCGGATTTCGGATTTTTTAATGATCTTATCATCAACGTCCGTAAAGTTCTGAACATGTTTGACTTCATAATTTAGAAATTCGAAATAGCGCCTCACAATATCGAAAGTTATATATGCGCGCGCATGGCCCAAATGCGTTTCGTCATAAGGGGTTATTCCGCAGACATACATCGAAACTTTGTCAGGGTTCAATGGAGAAAACTCGTCGAACTTGCGGGTCAGGTCGTTGTAGATCTTAAGAGCCAATTTTTTCTTCCAGCTTCTTTATTCTTTTTTCGAGATCTTCGATAATATCGGGAAGGTCCGCATGCGCAAGGGTTTCTATCCTCTTCCCGTCGCGGACAACGAATCGAGCGGGATTTCCGACAACGGTCGAATTTTGCGGAACAGATTTTGTAACAATAGATGCCGCGCCAATTCTCGAGTTATCGCCGATCGTAATATTCCCAAGCACGATTGCTTCGGCGCCAATAACAACGTTATCGCCGATCGTTGGGTGGCGCTTGCCTCTTTCTTTTCCTGTACCGCCAAGAGTAACGCCTTGATAAATAGTCACATCGTCGCCTATTATTGCCGTTTCACCTATCACAACCCCGTTGCCATGGTCGATAAAAAATCTTCTTCCTATCTTAGCTCCAGGATGTATCTCTATCAGTGTAAGCAGCCTGGATATCTGTGATATCAAGCGCGGAATGACAGGTATGCCCATTAAATATAATATATGCGCGATCCTGTAAAAAAACATAGCCCACAATCCCTGGTACAGCAATACTTCAAAAATATTGGCCGCAGCCGGGTCTCTTTCAAATATCGTCCTAAATCCGTCAAACATTTTATTCCACCTTACTTTATTAATTTATCAAGAATATCCAACTGCTTCGGGGTCCCGATCGCGACCAATATATCATCTGTTTCGATTTTTGATTCCGCGACAGGCTGATAATTAAATGTGCCGCTGCTTCCTCTGATCGCGACAATATACGCCCCGGACTTCTGCCTGAGCTGCAATTCTCCCAAGGTTTTTCCGGTTAAATGGCTTTTACCGTCAACATCAAATTCCCGCATTTCCATTTCCAAATGCTCGCTATGCAAAACAGTATCCAAAAAGTCCATACCGATCGGTTTTGTGACCATAGCCGCCAGACGTTTTCCGGCAATGAAATAAGGGGAAATAACCCTGTTCGCTCCGGCTTTTTTTAATTTTTCTTCCACATCAATACTGCCGGCTCGGGCTAATATTGTCATGGAGGGATTTGCAACTCGAGCCGAAAGCGTGACATAAACATTTGCGGTATCGGAATCATTCGCCGCGATCATTCCTTTCGCCCTTTTGATCCCGGCATTTTCAAGAACAGCATCATTGGCTCCATCGCCGATTATATATGGTATGAATTTAGCATCCAATTCGGTGGCGGTTTCCGGCTTATTGTCGATTACCATGTACGGAATCTTTGCCGCGTCAAATTCTGCCGCGACTTGATGCCCAACGCGCCCAAATCCGCAAATAATATAATGATCCTTCATCCCGTTTATTTTTTTCTCCATTTTTTTTCTCCTTCTATACCCAATAATTTCCCCTTCAACTATCATTTCGACGATCTGGCTTAAAGTATAAACCGCCGCGCCAACGCCTGTCACGATAATACCCATGGTGAATATTTTTCCAAGGGTATTTAAAGGATGGACCTCGCGGAATCCAACAGTCGACAAGGTAATTACGACCATATAGATCGAGTCTATAAGCGGCCATTTTTCAATATATGAAAAGCCAAAAATCCCAATGCCAATTATCGAAAGAAGCATTAGAACAGGTATTATCAGTCGTCTTAAAGGATTCATTTTATTAAATACACCGTAAAATCTCCCGGATGATAGTCGTGCCTTATTACAAATCGATCGCAAAGCCCTTTTGCCATTGCAGTGATCTCTTCGGGTTTTGAATAAAAATACTGCTTTTGGTTTAGGTCTTCGTCCTTTACATAATATAAGGCTTTGGACGAAAGGAAATTCACTCCTACTGCTATCTTACACAATTCGAACATCCTAATCAACATTGATTTTATGTATTCCATATGGATATCGCGGTCGGTAAAACAGATATTCAGCGCACCGCATAGAAAGATAAAATCGCGCTTTTCAATATTTTTTGTTTGAAGTATATCGCAAACATCGAATTTTGCCTGGGGATATTTTTTGCGCGCCATGTCGATGATCTTGGGAGCAATATCGAAGCCCGTGTATGAATATTTATAATTTTGTTTGCGCAAAAAGTCATATAGATCGCCAAACCCGCAGCCCACATCCAAGACAGAAAAGCTATCCGGCACGAACATATTGATAAGATCGGCAAAGACGTTGAATCTTATACCTTGGCTTTCCGGGCTCTTCCAGTCCAGCGACAAGAAGTGGTCTCCATAGGTCGAAAGCAGGTTTTCGTAGTAGTCCGCTTGTTTTTTGATGTCGGCCATAAAGAGGATTATAACATTATGAAACAATTAATTTAAACGATGAAATTATTTATACGCTTCTAGGCTCGGGCCTTTTGTTATTGACCTTTATTCGTCCATATTGGAACGCG is a window from the Candidatus Saganbacteria bacterium genome containing:
- a CDS encoding aminodeoxychorismate/anthranilate synthase component II; the protein is MILMIDNYDSFTYNLVQYLMELGEELKVYRNDKITISEIEKLNPKQIIISPGPGSPENAGISPETIKHFAGKKPILGVCLGMQAIGYVFGGKIVRAKSLMHGKTSKIYHDGKTIFKDIPSPFTATRYHSLVVERESLPKTLEISAWTKEDDEIMGLRHKELKIEGVQFHPESILTEHGKQLLKNFLYL
- a CDS encoding zinc ribbon domain-containing protein, with the translated sequence MPTYDYKCEQCGHIFEIVQRITEEPLKFCPECKGIIKRLISAAGIVFKGSGFHVTDYAKKDPKSSDPPKVEAPKTESPKTENPKSETSKS
- the serS gene encoding serine--tRNA ligase gives rise to the protein MLDIKLLRDNPQEVITKLQRRGIDKELIEEIIEIDKDRREMVSKIDKIKKERNEISEEIGKFKKMGDDVSDLLAKAKLIGDGIEESEEGLRKTETKIRQIILKIPNLPHHSVPGGKDSSGNVEIRRWGEPKKFNFKPKSHDEIGESLGLLNFEEAAKLSGARFVVYHGAGASLERALINLMLDTHSKENGYEEVLAPVLVKPECFEGTGQLPKFSEEIFKCPEDSLYLVPTAEVSVTNLHREEIINYEKLPIKYCSYSPCFRREAGSYGKDVKGILRQHQFNKVELVKFVDPQKSYEEHEALTADAEKILQKLGLPYRVVLLCTGDLGFSSAKTYDLEVWFPSENCYREISSCSNFEDFQARRANIRFKRDAKSKTEFVHTLNGSGLAVGRTAAAILENYQQVDGSIIVPEALIPYMGKGAIK
- a CDS encoding peptidoglycan bridge formation glycyltransferase FemA/FemB family protein, which produces MQIKKEISPSEWNDFIKDFPEPDILQSYEWSELKSLHGWTPIRIAVEDNGNIVAAISILKRKLPRLPYCLFYAPRGPVLDYKNIEAFDFLLKAIDIETKRHSAIALKIDPQILEDDQHVTNLLKSRGFQYKKQNVQPRTTFIVSLDWPIDQLMSTFEEKTRYNIRLSLKKGVTVKEMSDDQGVEIFYNIYKETAKRDNFLIHPIKYYKNIKKILVDKRMANIFIAYHNDIPVAGVFTFIFGSRVWYMYGASLSSYRNIMPNHALHWHIIKWAKEKGYASYDLFGIPSTPNPSHPLWGVYRFKKGFNGKLMKYIGVYDLVYNKFMYFLLENGISLYKNIRSLLLKGKISDSLEE
- the cysE gene encoding serine O-acetyltransferase; its protein translation is MFDGFRTIFERDPAAANIFEVLLYQGLWAMFFYRIAHILYLMGIPVIPRLISQISRLLTLIEIHPGAKIGRRFFIDHGNGVVIGETAIIGDDVTIYQGVTLGGTGKERGKRHPTIGDNVVIGAEAIVLGNITIGDNSRIGAASIVTKSVPQNSTVVGNPARFVVRDGKRIETLAHADLPDIIEDLEKRIKKLEEKIGS
- a CDS encoding tetratricopeptide repeat protein, with the translated sequence MITELEELTKTLQSNPRNSKLLRQLGYYYLKNGYYKQARDEYHLAGLFSPRMVSEIMLDHEKVISENPSDIQARLTLISFCLGHMDLDSATLELEELLEINPRNVQAYNVLGKILIKLERIDEAMSLLEKAFDLGAKDLSISEMLASVYLEKGRFEEAIHFFEALPVDKKNLRTLAELYARIGKFENSAEKYFKMYELDSEVAQEVQMKLEELLVRNIESLRIRELLSEIYAKTLKPDLAVQKFSEIIKISPKKNTEVITKLKQLLKSYPLNPEATLALAENLSKTGSYSEAIEEYYKLVKDKPDLTDKAIAGCRLIIEQFPEQYLARQFLIETYINQGRIKDAAGEIKSQLRSYPDSADWIIGKLRDHAKKHPELRESLGYAYLAKSDFTLASAEAETLLSQNKQNIGALLLLGEILLKQKQCRKAVDTLHKALELSPYDTDIHEKFEEAKMREYEIEALTLKKRISEDEWKVSLHIDLGKNAISRGDRDCAIRELQASSKDTQKASYVFGLLGQFYRNEGLYDQSLDAFRKALQFANNESSDQLKKAKFGMALTYEAQGQIKYAVKLLEEIEQEDIDFSGLREKIRYLKNTSLSSIQNKSIILAIKDFKSGLLVGMWGRESKKTGNRPQLSVSFGQNYNNSGIEFFLKGMNQAAEEEFNLSSQLDPHYTAGVNNLAAAQMLAHKGNEGLNNFRRAYEVDSAAAIVLNNLGIALMLNGDLPDARIKLVRAAELDPELSAAKLSLGDVYYRTNRVKDALELYKQINRADLLYDIAQKRLAYKLP
- a CDS encoding class I SAM-dependent methyltransferase, which codes for MADIKKQADYYENLLSTYGDHFLSLDWKSPESQGIRFNVFADLINMFVPDSFSVLDVGCGFGDLYDFLRKQNYKYSYTGFDIAPKIIDMARKKYPQAKFDVCDILQTKNIEKRDFIFLCGALNICFTDRDIHMEYIKSMLIRMFELCKIAVGVNFLSSKALYYVKDEDLNQKQYFYSKPEEITAMAKGLCDRFVIRHDYHPGDFTVYLIK
- a CDS encoding cysteine--tRNA ligase; translated protein: MALKIYNDLTRKFDEFSPLNPDKVSMYVCGITPYDETHLGHARAYITFDIVRRYFEFLNYEVKHVQNFTDVDDKIIKKSEIRNPKSETNSKSELQNPKQKCREVSEKYIASYFEVMDKLNIKRANIYPKATEHIPEMVSWIKGLIDRGFAYLLDDGVYFEVSKFKDYGKLSGRKLDEMESGARVDVNQKKRNPLDFALWKLVKEGEPSWESPWGAGRPGWHIECSAMSTKYLGEQFDIHGGGLDLEFPHHENEIAQTEALTNKVPWVKYWMHNGFVNINSQKMSKSLGNFFTLTDIFIKYDPMIVRLFLLMTHYRSPINFSDEQLNEAKTAYSKIVNIVYEIDFLISKVREPEAEIEVLETDDELARFKNEFVSAMDDDFNTAKAIGIVFEFIGFVNKHIKREKIDTGSLKEYKKLIFELCGILGLKIEDRESSIKNQASSIDNPDIEKLISERNEARASKNFKRADEMRKQLLGSGIILEDTAYGTKWSKS
- a CDS encoding endonuclease domain-containing protein, encoding MRNQDFKSTIKETVRKLRINQTESESILWEYIRNRQLLNCKFLRQFPIIFKWNNQKRFLIADFYCYEAKLIIELDGKIHDRQKNYDQVRDFALNALGLEVIRIKNIEVEKNIDSVINLINSRLSRILSSSIFKRGGIKGGELAAN
- a CDS encoding potassium channel protein, whose amino-acid sequence is MNPLRRLIIPVLMLLSIIGIGIFGFSYIEKWPLIDSIYMVVITLSTVGFREVHPLNTLGKIFTMGIIVTGVGAAVYTLSQIVEMIVEGEIIGYRRRKKMEKKINGMKDHYIICGFGRVGHQVAAEFDAAKIPYMVIDNKPETATELDAKFIPYIIGDGANDAVLENAGIKRAKGMIAANDSDTANVYVTLSARVANPSMTILARAGSIDVEEKLKKAGANRVISPYFIAGKRLAAMVTKPIGMDFLDTVLHSEHLEMEMREFDVDGKSHLTGKTLGELQLRQKSGAYIVAIRGSSGTFNYQPVAESKIETDDILVAIGTPKQLDILDKLIK